The sequence GAGCAGGGCGAAGGGGTGGGCCGCGACGCGGCCGTCGCGCAGGTCGATGAGGCGATCGATCGCTGGGTCTGGTACGCCGGGTGGGCCGACAAGTTCGCGCAGGTCACGGGCAATGCCAACCCCGTCGCGGGCCCGTACTTCAACATCTCGGTGCCGGAACCGACCGGTGTGGTCGCGATGGTCGCGCCCCAGGACTCATCGCTCGTCGGCCTGGTGTCGGCGATGGCGCCCGCGCTCGTCGCCGGCAATGCCGTCGTCGTGGTCGCGAGCGAGCGATTCCCGCTGTCGGCCATCAGCCTCGCCGAGGTGCTCGCGACGAGTGATGTGCCGAAGGGCGTCGTGAACGTGCTCACGGGCTCACCCGCCGAGATCGCGCCGTGGCTCGCATCGCACGCCGACGTGAACGCCCTCGACCTCGTGGGCGCCGGCGCGCTCGACTGGGTCGACCTCGAGATCGCCGCGGCCGACACGCTCAAGCGGGTCCTGCGACCCGAGTCCGGCCCGGATGCCGCGGCGCCCGCGCTCGACCGCATCGCGGCGTTCACCGAGACGAAGACGGTCTGGCACACGAAGAGCCTGCGTTAGGCCTAGCGCCTCAGCCGCGCCGGCGCCAGCCGTTCCGGGGACGAGCCGGATCGCCTAGGGTCGATCGCCTGAGCCGGAAGAGGCGAGGGACGACATGCGCGT is a genomic window of Agromyces protaetiae containing:
- a CDS encoding aldehyde dehydrogenase family protein gives rise to the protein MTAADAGRLAVPKTYKLYIGGAFPRSESGRTYEVRAADGGFLANASKASRKDARDAVVAARGAVAGWSGATAYNRGQVLYRIAELLEGRRAQFVAEIEQGEGVGRDAAVAQVDEAIDRWVWYAGWADKFAQVTGNANPVAGPYFNISVPEPTGVVAMVAPQDSSLVGLVSAMAPALVAGNAVVVVASERFPLSAISLAEVLATSDVPKGVVNVLTGSPAEIAPWLASHADVNALDLVGAGALDWVDLEIAAADTLKRVLRPESGPDAAAPALDRIAAFTETKTVWHTKSLR